The window AGGTCTCGTCGCGCACGAGCCCGATGATCCCGCGAAGGGTCAGCAGCACGCCGAGCACGAGCGAGAACCAGAGCCATCCCGTCGGTTCGATGATGAGGCCTGCGACGGAGACGCCGAGGGCGAGCAGTCCGAACACGAGCATGAAGATCGCGACACCGCGAGAGATGGTCCCCAACATGCGGTGAGCGTAGCGTGCCGCGGGTGCGTGTGGGGCGTTTCGTCTCGGTGGCCTCGGAACACGATCGCGCGGGTGTCCGGGTTCGTTCGGGATGCGGCAGCGACCGTTCCTCGGCGACCCGGCCGACCGTACGCTCGCGGCAGAGACCCGAGGAGCGCCGTGATCCGATTCGCAGACTTCATGCCCGTGCCCGCCCCCGAACGCACGAAGGTGAAGTTCAACATCCGCGCAGGCGTGGGCGGCGCGGCCGCATACGACCTGCTGATGGCCGACGATCCCGAGCCCTGGCTGTCCATGACGCGGTACCGCTCGCGACACCAGAACAACAATATGGGCCGAGCGGAATATGTCCTGGCGTTCGCGCAGTACTACCCCTACGGACCCGAGTACTTCGTGTTCGGCGGCCTCTTCCGGGTCGAGCCGACCGTCCCCGAGACGCTCGGCGACGACGGCTATCGGCTCACCCCGCTCGACCGGTACTCGGAGTACGTGAAGCGCCTCATCGTGAAGCTGAACGAGCCCATCGGCCGCAACCTCTACCTCCGCTCCTACGACAACCTGCAGGACGGCCCCCTCGCCCCCGAGGTGTACGAGCTGGCCCGGGACGTGAAGCTCGGGGCCTTTCCCGGCTACCAGAACGTACGGCTGCGTCACGGGGACCTGCAGCGCATCATCGCGAACGACGAACCGAGCTGGAAGGACGCCCTCTCCAGCGTCAAGGGCGTGTACGTCATCACCGACCTCAGCGACGGGCGCCTCTATGTCGGCTCGGCGTCGGGTGAGGCGAACGGCCTCTGGCAGCGGTGGGCGGGCTACGCGAACGTCGCCGATCTGACCGGCGGCAACCGCGAGCTCGAGCTGATCAAGCTCACACGCGGCGACGGTCACATCGTCGAGCACTTCCAGTACTCGATCCTGGAGATCTTCGACCCCAAGACCCGCGCGGAGACCATCGTGCAGCGCGAGTCGTTCTGGAAGCTCGCCCTCGACAGCCGCGCTCACGGGCTCAACGCCAACTGACCGGGCACCCGCGCCGTCGCGACCGATGTCCGGATTCGTCCGGGAGTGGCCTCCCCGGCCGGGCCCGTCCCTCCACGGCACCTAGCGTCGAGGCGTCATGACGCACGGCGAGAGGACACGAGCATGCCGGACGGGAACGTCGACTGGGACTTCTGGGCGCAGATCGCGACGGTGATCGCGGCGTTCGCCGTGCCGATCGCCGTGCTCGCCCTCGTTCTCGAGATGCGCCGGACGGCGGCCGCCCAGGCCGCTCGTGTGGTGGCGTGGACCGTGGTGCCGCACGACCGCATCCGCTCCGCCGGGGTGCGCGGGATCGTCATCGTGAACGAGTCCGAGCAGGTCGCCCGTGACGTGCGCATCGACGTGCACGCGGAGGGAACGGATGCGGTGACCGCCGTCTATCCGATCGTCCCGCCCGGGGCGCACTTCCTCACCCTCCAGGAACGCCAGGCAGCCGATGCCGAGGGGGAGGCGCCGTGGGTCGGCGAGGGCAACGACTACGTGCTGCTGCCCGTGAATCAGAAGGACGGCGCGCTCACCATCAGCCTTCGTCACGCGCAGACGTCTCCCGGCGACGAGATGCGCCAGTACGAACTCCTGCCGTGGACGAAGGCGGGCACGCAGTCGGACTCGAGCTTCGCCGCGGAGGTCTTCGAGTACTCCCTCGGGAACACCCGCTGGCGCCGTCGGTCCGACCTCAGCATCCGTCGCCGCCGTCCGGCGCGGGCGCGGGGGTGGCAACTGTGGCGTCCGCGCCCCGCGGGACAGCCGGAAGTGGGCGAGCGCCGGTTCCCGGAGGTGTCGCTCAACAGCGAGCAGGCCAGGCTCGTGATCGCCGACACGGAGGACACGTACCAGCAGTCGCGAACGCTGATGGATGCGGTGGGCCAGCGACTCGCCGGCGGCATCGACCCGGCCGAGTCCAAGCCGGTGACCGACCGGCGACTGCTCGAGGCCGGCATCGTCGAGATGCGTCGGACGCGCGAGTCGACGCGGCAGGGAGAGGTCGGTCGCGGCGCCCTGGCGTTCGAGTTCTCCTACGCACCCGCGGGAGGGGAGGCGGTGGCCGCCTACTCGTTCGGCGCGTCGCAGTACGGCGATGTGCCGGCCTGGTTCGGGCGCAAGACGCCCAAGGGGGCCGAGTCCGTGTCGTTCAAGAAGCGCGGGTGGCATCCGAAGCGCCGCAAGGCGTCCGACTGGCCCGCCGACGGCGCGGAGCTCGCTGCGGCCATCGTCGATGCGATCGTGGAGGACCTGCGCGAGCACGTCCCCTCGATGGATGCGGCCGCAACCGCTGACTTTCGCTGATGGACTCGCTGTACCGACCGCATCCGTCCTGGCTGCCGGCGACGTACCTACTGTTGGCGACGATCGGGCTCATCGCCCTCCCGCTCGCCGTCATGGGGAGGGTGGACGAGTCGACCGTCGTGCTCGTCGGCCTCGTCTACGTCCCGCTCGGCTGGGTGGCGATCACCCTCGCTGCGGCCGTGCGGATCCGTCCGCGGGTGCGGTTCGACGCCGCGCGATGGGTGGGCCTGCTGGCGCTGCCCGCCTGGGGCTGGTCGTGGCTGTGGACGAGGTTCATGCGCCTCGTGGCCACGCACTTCCTGCGAACGGTCATCATCACGTCGATCGTCGTGTGCGTCGGGGTCGTCGCCGGGCTGCTCGCGGCGGGCGTCAGCGGATGGATCGTGCTCGTGGTCGGCGTCCTCGCGCTCGGGGTGCAGATCGGCGGCGTGCGCTGGGCCAACGGGTACGCGTCGGGCTACACCGGGGGCGTCAGCGTGTTCGCGCTCGCGGCGGCCGGCATGTTCGTCGTCGGATGCCTCGGGTGGGTGTTCGCGCTGGCCGCCGGTGTGTTCTTCCTCGCCCTTCCGGCGCTGCTCGCGTGGTTCGTCCTCGGTGTGCTGGGCGCGCCGGTGTGGCTCGTGATCACGGCCGTCGCGATGGCGCTCGCGAGCTTCGTGGTGCCCTTGATGCTCGAGCTGCGCTCCACCTCCCGCGTGCGTCAGCTTCCCCGGTAGGTGGAGTACGCGAACGGGCTCAGCAGCAGCGGCACGTGGTAGTGCGGCCGGTCGGCGATCGTGAAGGTCACCGTCGCGAGAGGGTAGAAGGTCTCGACGCCGCGGTCGGCGAAGTACGCGCCGGTCGCGAACGTCAGTGCGTACATTCCCGCCTCGAGAAGGTCCGGGCCGATCGCGAGACGGCCGTCCGCATCCGTGAATCCCTCGGCGACGCTCTCGATCGCACCGCCCTCATGATGCCGGTGCAGGGTGACCGCGACGTTCGGCGCCGGCGTTCCGGCGGTCGCGTCGAGGATGTGGGTGGTCAGGTGGCTCATTCCGCCTCCTCCGGTTCGGCCTCGTCGGCGACGATCGTCGCGTCCAGGCGCAGCAGCGCGATCTCGGCCAGCTGCGCGGTCGCCTCACGGGCTTCGGTGTCGTCGTCGTTGCCGAGTCTGCGGTGCAGCTCGGCGAGCATCTCCTGGGGGCTGCGACCCGCGGCGCGGATGAGGAAGACGCGGCCGAAGCGCTCCTCGTACGCGCGGTTGCCCGCGGAGATCGCGGCGGCCACATCGTCCGCCGCGGTCGACATCGCGGCCTGTTCCTTCCGGGACGCATCGGCCTCGGCGCCCGAGCCCGTCGGCTTCTCCCCGATCCGCGGATGATGTGCGAGCGCCGCATCCAGATCGGCCCGCGACCACACGCCGGCGAGGTCGCCGGCGTAGGAGCGGAGGGCGTCGATCGAGGCGAAGGGGCGCGCGGCGACGATCGCGTCGACCCAGCCCGGCACCGCCGCCCACACCGACACGACCAGCGACGCCTCGGCGGCGTCGAGGGCGTTGAACTCGTCCAGTTGCATGCGCGCCACCCTACCCAGCCCGCATTGCCGTCGCGTGACCCGGCGGGCGCGTGCGCGCGGAATGTTGGTAACAGTTACATTTGCGAAATGTGGAGCACTTAGCGTTGTCGGCATGACGACCCCCGCACCCGCCGTCATCGCGGCGCGACGTGTGTTCCTCGACGGGGCCTTCCGCCCCGCCACCGTGACCGTGACCGATGGGCGCATCAGCGCGATCGGCGATTTCGATCCGGATGCGGAACGCGCTCTGCCGGACGACCTCGTGCTGCTGCCGGGTCTCGTCGACTCGCACGTGCATCTGAACGATCCGGGTCGGGCGAGCTGGGAGGGCTTCGACACGGGGACGGCGGCGGCGGCCGCGGGCGGTGTCACGACCGTGCTCGACATGCCGCTCAACAGCATTCCGGTCACCACGACCCCCGCGGCCCTGGCGGAGAAGCGGGCCGCTGCGAGCGGACGCATCGCCGTCGATGTGGGCTACTGGGGCGGCGCCGTACCGGAGAACATCGGCCGCCTACGGGAGCTCGCCGAGGCGGGCGTCGTCGGCTTCAAGTGCTTCCTCTCGCCGTCGGGCATCGACGAGTTCGGACACCTCAGCGCGGAGCAGCTCGATGAGGTGCTCACCGAGCTCGCCGCCTTCGACGGACTGCTCATCGTCCACGCCGAGCACCCCGCGCACCTGCACGCCGACGGCGCGCTCGGTGTGCACTACGCGGACTTCCTCGCCTCCCGCCCGCCCGCCAGCGAGCGGGCAGCGATCCAGCTCGTGATCGAGACCGCGCGGCGCACGGGTGCGCGCGTGCACATCGTGCACGTCTCCGACGGCACGGCGCTCGACGACGTCAGGGCGGCCAAGGCCGAGGGCGTGCGGATCACCGTCGAGACGTGCCCGCACTATCTGACCCTGGATGCGGCGGCCGTTCCCGACGGCGCCGCATCCTTCAAGTGCTGCCCGCCGATCCGCGACCTCGCCAATCAGGACCTGCTCTGGCAGGGCGTCCTCGACGGCACGATCGACGCGATCGTCAGCGACCACTCGCCCGCGACCCCGGAGCTCAAGGGCGAGCCGGACTTCGGCCTTGCGTGGGGCGGGATCTCGGGCCTGCAGACGGGGCTGTCGAGCGTGCACACCAGAGCGCTCGAGCGCGGCATCCCGCTCGAGGCGTTCCTGCCGCTCATGACGACGGGGCCGGCGCGTGTCGGCGGACTCGGCTCCCGCGGCACGATCGCCGTCGGCGAACCCGCCCACCTGACCGTCTTCGCGCCCGATGAGACGTTCACGGTGGATGCCGCTGCCCTCGAGTACCGCAATCCGCTCTCGCCGTGGCACGGAGCGAGCCTCACGGGCGTCGTCGCCGAGACGTGGCTGCACGGCGAGCCGGTGTACCGTCGCGGCGAGGGTCTGCTCGCGCGCACCGGACGCGAGCTGATCGCGGCAATCGACGAGGAGCGCCAGTGAGCACACCCATCCTGCAGCCGGGCGTCGGCGACGTCACGGGCGAGCACTACCTTCCCGCCGCCGTCGAGAACGTGTTCTGGGGCCGGCTGCCCTGCGCGACCGACGCTCCGGTGCTGCGGATCGAACCCGGCGCCACCGTCACGGTCGACACCGTGAGCCACGAGGGGATCCTCGAGGATCAGGGCAAGGATCCCCGCGCCTTCTTCGGCGCGCACGGCGTCGCCGCCGAGCAGGTGCTCGAGGATGCGGTGGCGATCGCCGCATCCCTCTCGCGCGACGTGATGGCCGACGGCCCGCACGTCGTGACCGGGCCCATCCATGTCGCCGGCGCCGAACCGGGCGACCTGCTGCAGATCACGGTCGTGCGGCTCGAGCCGCGGGTGCCCTACGGCGTGATCAGCAACCGTCACGGCAAGGGCGCGCTCGTGGGCGAGCTGCCTCGCGGCGAGCGCAACGTGAGCGTGTTCACCCCCGTCGTCGAGCAGGACGGCGCTCTCGTGGGCACGTTGCCGCTCGTCGAGGGGGGACCGGTGGCGGTGACCTTCCCGCTCGCGCCGTTCCTGGGCACGATGGGTGTGGCCGTCGCAGGCGAGGACCGCCCGCACTCCGTGCCGCCCGGAGCGCACGGCGGCAACATCGACATCAAGCTGCTGACCGAGGGTGCCGTGCTGTACCTGCCGGTCCAGGTCGCGGGCGCGCTCGCGTACGTCGGCGATCCGCACTTCGCGCAGGGCGACGGCGAGGTCGCGCTCACCGCGCTTGAGGCGTCACTGCGGGCCACGCTGCGGTTCGACGTCGTGCCGCGCGCGGTCGCGCTGGCGGAGTTCGGCGAGCTCCTCGGACCGCTCGTGCGCACCGACGAGTACCTCGTTCCGACGGGGCTGGACCCCGACCTCGGCGAGGCGATGCGTCGCTGCGTACGCGCGGCCCTCACCCTGCTCCAGGCGCGGTACGGCATGGCCGAGCACCTCGCCTACGCGTACCTCTCCGCCGCGACCGACTTCGACATCTCGCAGGTGGTGGACATCGTGTGCGGTGTGCACGCCCGCATCCGGGAGGCGGACTTCGCGAATGCACCTTCCATGACGGATGCGGAGGGCCGGGCATGAGCGAGATCCCCGCCGACCTCCGGGCCGCCTTCGACCGCTACGAGCGGGCGATCCTCGACAACGACCTCGCGGTGCTCGACGAGATGTTCGCGCCCGGCGACGAGACGCTGCGCGGGGATGCGGCCGGGCTGCTCGTCGGCCACGACGTGATCAGCGCCTTCCGGGGTGTGCGCGGCGGAGTCGCGCCGCGGACGATCCAGCGCATCGAGTACCGGCCGCTCGCCGACGACCTCGCCCTGCTCGTCTCGGTGTCGCGCTTCACCGGCGGCGGCACGGGGCTGCAGACCCAGCTGTGGCGGCGCGGCGGAAGCGGATGGGTCATCGAGGCCGCGCACGTGACGGGCAAGGCCCAGGCGCTCGACCGGTCGGTCTGGCGCACGGTCGGCGACCCGCTGTGGCAGGGCGCATGGGAGGGTCCGCTCGAGGGCCTCAACGTCGCCGTCAAAGACCTCTTCGCCATCAAGGGCTACCGCATCGGCGCGGGCAACCCGACCTTCCTCGAGACGGCGAGGCCCGAGTCCACCACGGCTCCCGCCGTCGCCGATCTGCTGCGCGGCGGGGCGTCGCTGCGCGGCATCGCGCGCACCGACGAGTTCGCCTACTCGATCGCGGGGGACAACGCGCACTACGGCACCCCTCCCAACGGTGCGCTCCCGGGCGCGCTGCCGGGCGGATCGTCGAGCGGACCCGCATCCGCCGTCGCGACAGGGCAGGCGGAGGTGGGACTCGCGACCGACACCGCGGGGTCCGTGCGCGTGCCCGCTTCGTACCAGGGCCTGTGGGGCCTGCGAACGACTCACAACCTCGTACCGCGGCAGGGGATGCTGCCTCTCGCGCAGTCCTTCGACACGATCGGCTGGCTCACGCGCGACGGCAGCACCCTTCAGCGGGTGGTCGACTGGTGCCTGAGCTACGACGGCTCCGAGTCGACCGAGAGCGTCTTCGGCGAATCCGCGGGCGACCTGCCCTGGCGCTTCGTCATCCCCGAGGACGTGCTGACCCACGTCGAGCCCGACACCCGGGCGGCGTTCGACGCCTACGTGGAGCGGCTCGCCGCATCCGAGAGGGCGCCGGAGATCGAGACGGTCTCGATCGGCGATCTCGACGAGTACTTCGAACCGTTCCGCACCGTGCAGGCGGCGGAGGCCTGGCGCAACAACCGCGAGTGGCTCCGGGCCCACCCGGGATCCACGGGGGCGGCGGTCGCCGAGCGGTTCCGCATCGCCAGCGAGGTCACGGCCGAGGCGGAGCGCATCGCTCGCCAGGCGCTCGAGCCGCTCCGCGAGCGCGTGCACTCCCTCCTGCAGAACGCCGTGCTGCTGCTGCCCACGGTGCCCGGTCCCGCCCCGATGCGCACGTCGGATCCGGCGAAGGTGGACGCGGTGCGTCAGGCGACGCTGCGCATGACGACGCCCGCGGCCGTCGCCGGCACCCCCGCCCTCTCGATCCCGCTGCTCACCGTCCGCTCGCAGCTCGGCCCCGCGCCCGTCGGGGTCTGCCTCGTCTCGCGCAGCGGCACCGACATCGCCCTCGTCCGCCTCGGACGCCGCCTCGCGGCGCTCTGACCGCGATCCCCAGGAAGCACTCATGACCGACACCCTCCCCATCGATCCGCCCGCACGCCTGCTCATGGGACCGGGCCCCATCTCCGCCTACCCGTCCGTGCTGCGCGCCATGTCGGCGCCACTCGTGGGCCAGTACGACCCGTTCATGACCCACACGATGAACGAGACGCAGGAGCTGTACCGGCAGGTGTGGGCCACCGAGAACGAGGCGACCCTGCTCGTCGACGGCACGTCCCGCGCCGGCATCGAGGCCGCGATCGTGAGCCTCGTGCGCCCCGGCGACCGCGTGCTCGTGCCCGTGTTCGGACGCTTCGGGCATCTGCTGGCAGAGATCGCCGAACGCGCGCTCGCCGAGGTGCACACGATCGAGACCGAGTGGGGTCAGGTCTTCACCCCCGCGGCGATCGAAGAGGCCGTCGTGCGCGTCAAGCCGACGCTCCTCGCGCTCGTGCAGGGCGACACCTCGACCACGATGCTGCAGCCGCTGGAGGAGATCGGCGAGATCTGCCGCGCGCACGGCGTGCTCTTCTACTCCGACGCCACCGCATCCCTCGGCGGCAACGCGTTCGAGGCCGACGCCTGGGGGCTGGATGCGGCGACCGCCGGTCTGCAGAAGTGCCTGGGCGGCCCGAGCGGCTCCGCTCCGATCACCCTCAGCGAGCGCGCCGTCGAGGTCATCCGCTCCCGCAAGCGGATCGAGGCCGGCATCCGCGAGGCGGGCGACGAGGACGCCCCGGACTTCGTGCGCTCCAACTACTTCGACCTCGGCATGATCCTCGACTACTGGGGTCCGCGCCGATTGAACCATCACACCGAGGCGACGAGCATGCTCTACGGCGCCCGCGAGTGCGCGCGCCTCCTGCTCCTCGAGGGCCGCGAGGCGGTGATCGCCCGGCACGAGCTCGCCGGCCGCGCGATGCTCGCCGGCGTCGAGGCTCTTGGCCTCGCCGTCTTCGGAGACGTCGCGCACAAGATGAGCAACGTGGTGGCCGTGTACATCCCCGAGGGCGTGCCCGGCGATGCCGCACGCACCGCGATGCTCGAGGACTTCGGCATCGAGATCGGCACGTCCTTCGGTCCGCTGCACGGCAAGGTGTGGCGCATCGGCACGATGGGCTACAACGCCCGCAAGGACACGGTGCTCACGACCCTCGCCGCCCTCGAGGCGGTGCTGCGTCGGCACGGCGTCGCCGTTCCCGCCGGCGGCGGCGTGGAGGCCGCATCCGACGTCTTCGCGGGGCGCGCATGATGTTGGAGGTCTCGCCCGACCGCATCGCGGCCGCCGCGCGGCGCGTGATGGCAAGGTGCGACGAGCTCGCGCGCGTCACCGCGACGCCGGGCCGCATCGAGCGGGTCTACCTCTCTCCTGAGCACGCGCGGGTGAACCGCCTCGCGGCGGAGTGGATGCGCGAGCTCGGCATGCGCACGCGACAGGATGCGGCGGGCAACCAGATCGGTCGGCTCGACCGCATCGTCGGCGACACGCTCGACCCGGACGCGCCCGCATTGATCATCGGGTCGCACCTGGACACCGTGCTGGATGCGGGACGCTTCGACGGGATCGTGGGCGTGCTGATGGGGCTCGAGATCGCCCGGCTCCTCCGGACGCCGGTCGGCGAC is drawn from Microbacterium binotii and contains these coding sequences:
- the uraD gene encoding 2-oxo-4-hydroxy-4-carboxy-5-ureidoimidazoline decarboxylase translates to MQLDEFNALDAAEASLVVSVWAAVPGWVDAIVAARPFASIDALRSYAGDLAGVWSRADLDAALAHHPRIGEKPTGSGAEADASRKEQAAMSTAADDVAAAISAGNRAYEERFGRVFLIRAAGRSPQEMLAELHRRLGNDDDTEAREATAQLAEIALLRLDATIVADEAEPEEAE
- a CDS encoding GIY-YIG nuclease family protein; protein product: MIRFADFMPVPAPERTKVKFNIRAGVGGAAAYDLLMADDPEPWLSMTRYRSRHQNNNMGRAEYVLAFAQYYPYGPEYFVFGGLFRVEPTVPETLGDDGYRLTPLDRYSEYVKRLIVKLNEPIGRNLYLRSYDNLQDGPLAPEVYELARDVKLGAFPGYQNVRLRHGDLQRIIANDEPSWKDALSSVKGVYVITDLSDGRLYVGSASGEANGLWQRWAGYANVADLTGGNRELELIKLTRGDGHIVEHFQYSILEIFDPKTRAETIVQRESFWKLALDSRAHGLNAN
- the uraH gene encoding hydroxyisourate hydrolase — translated: MSHLTTHILDATAGTPAPNVAVTLHRHHEGGAIESVAEGFTDADGRLAIGPDLLEAGMYALTFATGAYFADRGVETFYPLATVTFTIADRPHYHVPLLLSPFAYSTYRGS
- the allB gene encoding allantoinase AllB → MTTPAPAVIAARRVFLDGAFRPATVTVTDGRISAIGDFDPDAERALPDDLVLLPGLVDSHVHLNDPGRASWEGFDTGTAAAAAGGVTTVLDMPLNSIPVTTTPAALAEKRAAASGRIAVDVGYWGGAVPENIGRLRELAEAGVVGFKCFLSPSGIDEFGHLSAEQLDEVLTELAAFDGLLIVHAEHPAHLHADGALGVHYADFLASRPPASERAAIQLVIETARRTGARVHIVHVSDGTALDDVRAAKAEGVRITVETCPHYLTLDAAAVPDGAASFKCCPPIRDLANQDLLWQGVLDGTIDAIVSDHSPATPELKGEPDFGLAWGGISGLQTGLSSVHTRALERGIPLEAFLPLMTTGPARVGGLGSRGTIAVGEPAHLTVFAPDETFTVDAAALEYRNPLSPWHGASLTGVVAETWLHGEPVYRRGEGLLARTGRELIAAIDEERQ
- a CDS encoding pyridoxal-phosphate-dependent aminotransferase family protein, with protein sequence MTDTLPIDPPARLLMGPGPISAYPSVLRAMSAPLVGQYDPFMTHTMNETQELYRQVWATENEATLLVDGTSRAGIEAAIVSLVRPGDRVLVPVFGRFGHLLAEIAERALAEVHTIETEWGQVFTPAAIEEAVVRVKPTLLALVQGDTSTTMLQPLEEIGEICRAHGVLFYSDATASLGGNAFEADAWGLDAATAGLQKCLGGPSGSAPITLSERAVEVIRSRKRIEAGIREAGDEDAPDFVRSNYFDLGMILDYWGPRRLNHHTEATSMLYGARECARLLLLEGREAVIARHELAGRAMLAGVEALGLAVFGDVAHKMSNVVAVYIPEGVPGDAARTAMLEDFGIEIGTSFGPLHGKVWRIGTMGYNARKDTVLTTLAALEAVLRRHGVAVPAGGGVEAASDVFAGRA
- a CDS encoding AtzH-like domain-containing protein, which produces MSEIPADLRAAFDRYERAILDNDLAVLDEMFAPGDETLRGDAAGLLVGHDVISAFRGVRGGVAPRTIQRIEYRPLADDLALLVSVSRFTGGGTGLQTQLWRRGGSGWVIEAAHVTGKAQALDRSVWRTVGDPLWQGAWEGPLEGLNVAVKDLFAIKGYRIGAGNPTFLETARPESTTAPAVADLLRGGASLRGIARTDEFAYSIAGDNAHYGTPPNGALPGALPGGSSSGPASAVATGQAEVGLATDTAGSVRVPASYQGLWGLRTTHNLVPRQGMLPLAQSFDTIGWLTRDGSTLQRVVDWCLSYDGSESTESVFGESAGDLPWRFVIPEDVLTHVEPDTRAAFDAYVERLAASERAPEIETVSIGDLDEYFEPFRTVQAAEAWRNNREWLRAHPGSTGAAVAERFRIASEVTAEAERIARQALEPLRERVHSLLQNAVLLLPTVPGPAPMRTSDPAKVDAVRQATLRMTTPAAVAGTPALSIPLLTVRSQLGPAPVGVCLVSRSGTDIALVRLGRRLAAL
- a CDS encoding acetamidase/formamidase family protein, which translates into the protein MSTPILQPGVGDVTGEHYLPAAVENVFWGRLPCATDAPVLRIEPGATVTVDTVSHEGILEDQGKDPRAFFGAHGVAAEQVLEDAVAIAASLSRDVMADGPHVVTGPIHVAGAEPGDLLQITVVRLEPRVPYGVISNRHGKGALVGELPRGERNVSVFTPVVEQDGALVGTLPLVEGGPVAVTFPLAPFLGTMGVAVAGEDRPHSVPPGAHGGNIDIKLLTEGAVLYLPVQVAGALAYVGDPHFAQGDGEVALTALEASLRATLRFDVVPRAVALAEFGELLGPLVRTDEYLVPTGLDPDLGEAMRRCVRAALTLLQARYGMAEHLAYAYLSAATDFDISQVVDIVCGVHARIREADFANAPSMTDAEGRA